A genomic stretch from Edaphobacter aggregans includes:
- a CDS encoding enolase C-terminal domain-like protein: protein MPPQINPHQTPTVTTMRVIPVAGHDSMLLNLSGAHAPLFTRNLVILTDNSGHTGAGEVPGGEKIRGILEESIPLVLNQPISNYNAILNTIRQRFSDRDTEGRGLQTFDLRTTVHAVTAIESALLDLLGQLLNLPVAALLGEGQQRTTVEVLGYLFYIGDRNKTDLPYLSNPQATDDWLRLRHEEALTTESILRLAESAQTRYGFNDFKLKGGVLPGAQEIEAVTALAERFPQARITLDPNGAWSLAEAIALCTNKQNILAYAEDPCGAEQGFSGREIMAEFRRATGLPTATNMIATDWRQLKHATQLNAIDIPLADPHFWTMQGSVRVAQFCRDSGLTWGSHSNNHFDISLAMFTHVAAAAPGRTTAIDTHWIWQDGQRLTTEPLKIIGGTLTVPERPGLGIELDMTQVEAANRLYQQIGLEARDDARAMQHLKPNWQFDPKRPCLVRSEAR from the coding sequence ATGCCACCGCAAATAAATCCGCACCAAACCCCCACAGTCACCACCATGCGAGTCATCCCCGTAGCCGGACACGACTCCATGCTCCTCAACCTCAGCGGAGCCCACGCCCCCCTCTTCACTCGCAACTTAGTCATCCTCACCGACAACTCCGGCCACACCGGCGCAGGCGAGGTCCCCGGCGGCGAAAAGATCCGTGGCATCCTCGAAGAATCCATCCCTCTCGTCCTCAATCAACCCATCTCGAACTACAACGCGATCCTCAACACCATCCGCCAGCGCTTCAGCGACCGAGACACCGAAGGCCGCGGCCTGCAAACCTTCGACCTCCGCACCACAGTCCACGCCGTCACCGCCATAGAGTCCGCCCTCCTCGACCTCCTTGGCCAGTTACTCAACCTACCCGTCGCAGCCCTCCTCGGAGAAGGCCAGCAGCGCACCACCGTCGAAGTCCTCGGCTACCTCTTCTACATCGGCGACCGCAACAAAACCGACCTCCCCTACCTAAGCAACCCGCAAGCCACCGACGACTGGCTCCGCCTCCGCCACGAAGAAGCCCTCACCACCGAATCCATCCTCCGTCTCGCCGAATCCGCCCAAACCCGCTACGGCTTCAACGACTTCAAACTAAAAGGCGGCGTCCTCCCCGGCGCGCAAGAAATCGAAGCCGTCACCGCCCTCGCCGAGCGCTTCCCCCAGGCCCGCATCACCCTCGACCCCAACGGAGCCTGGTCCCTCGCCGAAGCCATCGCCCTCTGCACCAACAAACAAAACATCCTCGCCTACGCCGAAGACCCCTGCGGCGCCGAGCAAGGCTTCTCCGGCCGCGAAATCATGGCAGAATTCCGCCGCGCCACCGGCCTCCCCACCGCAACCAACATGATCGCCACCGACTGGCGCCAACTCAAACACGCCACCCAGCTCAACGCCATCGACATCCCACTCGCCGACCCCCACTTCTGGACCATGCAAGGCTCCGTCCGAGTCGCACAATTCTGCCGCGACTCGGGCCTCACCTGGGGCTCCCACTCCAACAACCACTTCGACATCTCGCTCGCCATGTTCACCCACGTAGCCGCCGCCGCCCCAGGCCGCACCACCGCCATCGACACCCACTGGATCTGGCAGGACGGCCAGCGCCTCACCACCGAACCCTTAAAAATCATCGGTGGTACATTGACCGTACCCGAGCGCCCCGGCCTCGGCATCGAACTCGACATGACCCAAGTCGAAGCCGCAAACCGTCTTTACCAACAGATCGGCCTCGAGGCACGCGACGACGCCCGCGCCATGCAACACCTCAAGCCCAACTGGCAGTTCGATCCAAAGCGCCCCTGCCTCGTCAGATCAGAAGCCAGATAA